The following proteins are encoded in a genomic region of Ailuropoda melanoleuca isolate Jingjing chromosome 10, ASM200744v2, whole genome shotgun sequence:
- the POPDC3 gene encoding popeye domain-containing protein 3: protein MERNSSLWKNLIDEHPVCTTWKQEAEGAIYHLASILFVVGFMGGSGFFGLLYVFSLLGLGFLCSAVWAWVDVCAADIYSWNFVLFVICFMQFVHIAYQVRSITFSREFQLLYSSLFQPLGTSLPVFRTIALSSEVVTLEKEHCYAMQGKTSIDKLSLLVSGRIRVTVDGEFLHYIFPFQFLDSPEWDSLRPTEEGIFQVTLTAETDCRYVSWRRKKLYLLFAQHRYISRLFSVLIGSDIADKLYALNDRVYTGKTYHYDIRLPNFYQMSSPKIPKSPLTEHFRNSRRYCDK, encoded by the exons ATGGAGAGAAATTCAAGTCTATGGAAGAACCTGATAGATGAACACCCAGTCTGCACCACCTGGAAGCAAGAGGCCGAAGGAGCCATTTATCATCTTGCCAGTATTTTATTTGTAGTAGGTTTCATGGGCGGCAGTGGATTCTTCGGGCTCCTGTACGTCTTCAGTTTGCTGGGGCTGGGTTTTCTCTGCTCTGCTGTCTGGGCTTGGGTAGATGTCTGTGCAGCCGACATATATTCCTGGAATTTTGTACTGTTTGTCATCTGCTTCATGCAGTTTGTTCACATTGCGTATCAAGTTCGCAGTATAACTTTTTCCCGAGAATTCCAGCTCTTGTACAGCTCCCTTTTCCAGCCCCTGGGGACCTCTCTACCCGTCTTCAGAACAATTGCTCTGAGCTCTGAAGTGGTTACTTTGGAAAAGGAACACTGTTACGCCATGCAGGGGAAAACCTCCATTGATAAACTCTCTCTGCTTGTTTCGGGAAG GATCAGAGTGACAGTTGATGGCGAATTTCTGCATTACATTTTCCCCTTCCAGTTCCTGGATTCTCCTGAATGGGACTCACTGAGACCCACAGAGGAAGGCATTTTTCAG gtAACCCTCACAGCAGAAACTGATTGTCGATATGTGTCttggaggagaaagaaattatatttgctCTTCGCTCAGCATCGTTACATCTCCCGCCTGTTTTCCGTTTTAATTGGCAGTGACATTGCAGATAAACTCTATGCCTTGAATGACAGGGTATATACAGGAAAAACATATCACTACGATATTCGGTTACCCAACTTCTATCAAATGTCAAGTCCAAAAATACCCAAATCACCCCTGACAGAACATTTCCGGAATTCTAGACGGTATTGTGATAAATGA